A stretch of Rhododendron vialii isolate Sample 1 chromosome 4a, ASM3025357v1 DNA encodes these proteins:
- the LOC131324283 gene encoding uncharacterized protein LOC131324283, with amino-acid sequence MEIELAKCECCGLKEDCTQDYITEVKAKFDGKWLCGLCSEAVRDEANRGKKSFGVEEAVRAHMSFCRKYKSNPAIRVADGMRQMLRRRSGEGSSSSKKYTRSGGKSQVGDESSFSYY; translated from the coding sequence ATGGAGATTGAATTGGCAAAGTGTGAGTGTTGTGGCCTGAAAGAGGATTGCACCCAAGATTACATAACCGAAGTGAAGGCGAAATTTGACGGGAAATGGCTATGTGGGTTGTGCTCGGAAGCAGTCAGGGATGAAGCAAACAGAGGGAAGAAATCATTTGGGGTGGAAGAAGCTGTGAGGGCGCACATGTCGTTTTGTCGAAAGTATAAGTCGAATCCGGCGATCCGGGTCGCCGACGGGATGAGGCAGATGTTAAGGAGGAGGTCGGGGGAAGGGTCGTCGTCGTCGAAGAAGTATACAAGATCAGGTGGAAAATCTCAAGTAGGAGACGAGTCTTCATTTTCTTACTACTAG